GTGACTGGGATCATTCCTTTAGCGAGCagtagacagagagtgagagctaCAATCCCCATTGTTGATGATTTCCTGAAAAGGCTGTAAAATGTTTCCTCTAGGCACCAAGCTGGAAATGAGAATGAAAATCATTAAAGCACACATTCCAGCCTTGAGAGTTACCACAACCTAATCAAGCGGAGCTTAGGTTTATTGATCACAACAAGAAGCAAGGATGTTTATCTGTTAAACTATTGATATAAAACTTTGAAAATGTGTCAGTTTACCTTCAAACAGATTGATTCAGCTTCCAACCACATCAGATGGTGCAGCCTGCTGTCTGGAACCTAAACATGTATCCATGAAGGAGGATTTTATAGCATGAGATTTTATTGGAAACGTTACTCATGACTCTGTCACTGAAATCACAGCCCTAGGCGCATTAAATTGGATAGATACCGAAGTTTGTTGACTACCGCTTTGCATTGCATCATTGTCCAGGTATTCCTCaagttgaacagtttttttaacCTCACCAAAAAAATAATCAGGATCAAGAAAATGCTGTGCAACAAAGGCCTACTGTATTTCATAGCTAAATCAGCTAAATTACTTTATCCACGATAAATTCATACAGGAACGTCGAGTTTATGTTTAGAATGAAAACCAAGCTTGTTCTAAAGGCAACTTGTCGTTTTTTAATTATTTGTTGCCATGTAACATAGGTCTATTAGCAGACGCCACATGGATTAATCTAAAATAACACATGTGAACAAATCTAACTAAGTAAAGAAGAGATCGACTGTTAGAATGAGTCTGTCGCCATCAAGCCATTCAGATGCTGGTGCGCCACACTCTAAGCAGCATGACATCGATGACCTTCCCGACTTTCAGCCGCTGACGGAGAAAGTGCAAAGGCATGAGGCGCAAATATCCTGTGTCGATCGGCAAGACCCAATCACAGGTAGGCCTATTGTAACTGACAATCACCCATCGTTTTCTGGCAAGTCTGAAATAGCACCATGATTATATCAGGAAGGGTACTAGTGACAACCACCCTCCTCAACGGCCACTTGGGAAAGGTGGGTTACTAGCCTATAAAATAAGTGCAgttatagcctactattaaagCAATTGTGATCTAAATGTTTATTGTTATATCATAAAGCCTTAATTATAACCTGTTTTTGCTACAGTGGGTGAGAAAAGACAACAAAGCCGTGCCAGGTCTCTGCGCTCGAATGAGAAATCAATAATGTAGGACGTTATTTAGGCTTAATGGGTTTAGACCAATGACTTAAGGGAATTCATTTTCTTCTAAACTAATGATTTAGAACTAATTAACAGGGTGAAACATATGAAAATGCTGTTCTTTAAAATGTTTGCACGGCTTAGAGACCTCTTTGTGCTCTTATCCGGTCCAGCGCGACTATAAAAAATATCTCACCGGAGTGCATTGAGGTTCACGCACTGGACGGCAGAGCAATCACCATAGTGAGCACCAACACTCAGACAGACTGGGAGTGGGTGGAGCAGAAGCTCTCAGACAGCTGTCAAGGTAGTCACTGTCAGACTGTTTGGGTGCGAACGGGTCACTCCTTTCTACAGCTCTCTCTGGATGACTCAACATCTGTCAACTCCTCCACTTAATTATTTCTCTTTGAATAGTTCAAAGTAAAATCGAGAACTTTGAGCCAGAGCCCGAAGAGAAATTGCTGACACACTTGGTGGATTGGGTCACTAGTCCTGATACAGAGGTACAGTTGCAACATGGTGGTAACAGAGTACAACTTCAAACTGGCAcatacatgacacaacagcaggtaAACATTCTAAAAAATGTTTATCTGTAAGAATGAAGAGACAGATGTGGATGTTGCAACTGGGGATGAGAAGTATGACATACCAGTCGTAGGGCCCCCCAGCCTGCTGGCGTACAAGCCAGAGTCTAAACAACCCAGCGTTCTCTTTAAAAAGGtaaatgaaagactaaattgcatagtaagtaagtaagtaagtaagtaagtaaataaAGTTTATTTGTACAGCACCTCTCGCATATAAACATCacaaaatgcaatataacactacaaatgaagaatacaggaacattttaaatagaaaaCATATATATCATTGTCATTATAAATCAGAACCTACTTATCACAACAAATTATTTGGTAGAAATACAACAGAGATTGTGGACCTTGCCTTTTCATTTACCATGCAGGGGCCAGAGGTGTCCACTACTGACTCTCCAAGGAAGCCGTCTGAAGGGGAAGAGTTTGTTTTGTGTGACTACTGCCAACAGCCCAGTAAGCCCTTTATAAGTCGGGAGGAATTGGAAAATAATCCTGACCTGGAGTTGGTAAGTGTTGCTTGTTACTTTCAGACCATACATTTAAAGCAAATCAATGCAAGCCACAATGGTTCCTCCAAGGCTTTTGATCTCATTTTCGACGAGAGACTGGAATGATtacattctctttttttttttttcacgtaAGACTCTTGGTTCCCATCACATCCCGCCGCTAAGATTGTAGATATGAGTTGAATTAAGAGCTCTCTGAATGCCACCCATAGAAATGCTTTGATGTGATCTTGCTATTTTCTTTCCTCCACCCCAGATCTTTTGCTGTGAGCGAGCAGTGAAAATGAGGGAGTTTCTGCTGGAAAAGGAGCGAGCATTAGCTGCTGTTGAGGCGAACAGGAAGATTGATGTGGGCCCTCACCCACCCTTCATGagcaagaaggagaagagagtcgCAAAGGAGCGGGCAGACCAGAGGTGAGAGGGTCTAATTGATGTTGTGCCCTGTCCATTTTGATGCCAGCTATTTGAACACCCTGCAGCCAGTGGCTCTACTTCTGTGATAAAAGGCCTCAGCCAACTCTGGTGTAATTGGTCCTCCTAAATCCAAAATGTTCAGTGCGCTGAGGGAACTACTTTTCCGTCAAAGTTTAAGTTTTGCAAAAAGAAGGTGGCTTGGGATCTTTATTTTCTACCGTGTGCTCTTAAGCCTAGCCGTGTAATGTCTAGCCCTCTCCTTCTGTTGGTGGAGAAATCAACATCCATTTCAACCCATTTTTCGCTTTAGGTTGCGGGAATGGGAGCTTCAGAGGGTACAGAAAACAGGCAATCAGAATCGATTTTTCTCAGGTAAAAGTCAATCTTTGAACTCTCACTGGAATTAGGCAGACTATATAAAATGATTATAAATGATGGATGAGATATTGAGCATATCTCTCCAGGACTAAATGTCAATACTCTGGCATTTCCCTTCAATCTTCTCAGGTGGAATGCAGATCAAAACCATCTCCTACAGATTGTCCAATGAGGTTTGGATTTTTCATGAGGAGCCACATTTCCCCTACATGGATATCATAGATACCTCAAACTTCTTCACCCTTCAGAAGGAGACAGATGCACGGCACAGGGTATGAATCTGTGTCAACACACTGTCAACAGTGCCCAGATACAACCCGTGATCTCTTTTCCTATGATACGTCTGTGAAAAGGAATCAGATAGGTTTAACCAAAAGGACAGTTCATCCGCCTCTGCATTGAGCAAAATTATAGTCCTCTAGGCCAAGGGATGTTGCAGGACAAGGCCAGTGTGATTAGACTCTGATGAGTGTCTTTCATGACAGGCTGTATCTATAACGAGTGAGACATATTTTGTTTGGGCTCTAGAGAAAGCATGTGATTTTAAGGCTTTATCCAGATGGCAAACCTTTCATCGCTTTATACCCAGATGGAACGGGTAATGTGTTGTATCCTTTTAATTAGACTTAATGAAGAGAGCAAGCCTGTGTACCTCAGAAATACATAACAGGAGGCTTCGCCGCTAACTTCATGATAAGAAACAATATGCTTCTTAATGGAGATAAAGCTATCCATCAGGAAAGGCTGCCATCATAATCTCCTCTGTGAAAGCTACTGACATCACCTACATTATCATGGAGGACAAGGACTCTGAACCCAAAATGCTGGCCATTTTGACTACCAAGAGTCAGTCTACATGCTATCACCCCAATGGACTCATATGGTAAAATattgacacacatacaaaacagaCAAGACACTGTTAAGATGAATATAACCTATTTATTATGGACAGTCATGTTTATACGTTGGAGTTTGTGTaaacagtacagtatgtgtaaaCAATACAGAATGTGTAAACAGTACAACAGACAGTACAGTCTGTGTAAACAGTACAGTGTGTATAATCCATGTTTCAAGGGTGAACCTGACTGCAGTGGGAGGCTGCTGTTGCAGCGAGACGGGGGCTTTGAGACGCCGCTGGAGTTGGTTAGACCTTGAGCCTCAAATCCAAGCCCCTCCTTTCCAGCCTATCTGTCTAGGTCTGAACTCCAATGTCAGCCTCCGCATTCAGACACAGGACCGCATCTTCCTCGCTTTCTCGTCACGTCAGCACAGAGTGCGTTTTAATGTTGGTTCCAAGCTCAAGGTTGGTTGCTATGGTAGTAAATTGAGTTTGCGGCAATGACAGCCTTGTTAGCCATTGCAAGGGACAGCATTGAAAACACGTTTTAACAAACAGATAGATGGGACTATGTTGCTGTGAAGCCCATAGACAAGCTCCATTACAAAtggcctgtttttttttttcttcaatgcAGCTCACTCATCCAGAGGGCCTTCTGATGCCGGGGCCAGACACCCTGCAGAGACATCTCCAAATGAAAAGCCTGGAGATTTACTCTCTGCTGGACCGGATCCAGACCTGCATGGCCTACCAGCACTCCGAAAATCCCCACCACATTAAACCCCAATACAGCCTTATTGCCCAGATGCAGAGGCTTAGGAGGCAAATGGAGAAACCGAGGTCACCTCAGAGGACGAAAGCACTCATGGCCTCGATATAAATCTAAAATTACTGAAAATAAAACAAccttcattttgtttttttaactgCTGTTACCTTCTGAATAGTTGTAGTAATGAAGTAATCCATTGGATGATAAAAAAGTGTAATCTAATCTTAATACTTTTTGGATTACTGCAAAATCAAACTATCAAAAATATTGCACCAAAGAAAAATTGATATAGCCACAAAAATGTCAGTTCCAGCAATATTATTTTTTCTCTTTAAACATCTTAACACATTTTCAATACAAAAACAGTACTGGCACAAACTACAGGTGTAGTGTCTTTTCTAGTAGGAAGCTTATGTTGTGCGCATTTTTGTTGATTTAGTTCTAGGCCACAAGGAGGATTTTGGTCTTGTAACACAAGAGGAGCATATGTACTCAAAAAGTCCATCTTCCATTTTCAAAGTAAATAAAAAGGAATCAAAACTAGCATAGATTTTtatgaaaaatgtatatataaatTTATTTTCACTGTAACAGTTATATTATTATcataagtaggcctatgttgTGTTGACATGTTGACGTtcatgttgctatgacagcaggAAGCACCAACATGCAGCTGCCAAGAAAACAAAATAACAGAGGTCCTTAAACTCTGAAGTAAGATTTCAAGCAAATCATTCATTGTTGCAATGAGTCAACGGCCCAGCTGTGAAGATGAGGAGGGACCACCGTCGTCATTAGTTCACACTAAATCGTCATCTTCTCTTGAACTCACCGTTGAAAACGTGCAAGAGTTGGAGCAACAGTTTGGTGGTACAGGTTCGCTTTACAGCAGCAGTGTTGAGTACTATGTGGAAGACACTCAGCATTGTAGCCAAATGGACGGGGAGACCGAAAAAGTCTGCGTGGGCGCAGGTAGGCCTTTTATTACTCATTGGTGACTGGCGCATAGTCGGCACAGTACAGTAACCAGCAAATACGTTCAAGTAACCAGCAAATACGTTCATTTAACCTGCCCTAGATGAGAAGTTCCAGATAGACTTGAGGACAGGCGCTCAGAATATAAAGTCAAGGTTTGCAATTCAGCCATTTTTACGGGGGTGAATGTAGGCTATATGGCATTGGTAACAATTTAATCAAAAACCCAACAACGTCAGAAGTTTCTCAACCATTTTATTATTTGATAACATGACTTAAAGTTAATGGTTATCATGGAATTCAAAGGTCATCATCCAACGGCGATCTCTCAGAATATGAGGAGGTCCATGCATTTGATGGCAGAGTTGTCGTCAGAGTAAGCACCAGATCGCAGACTGACTGGGACTGGGTGGCCAAGAGCAGTACAAAAAACAAGCTTCATACACGTACGACAGCGGGATGGTCGACTCGCATGACATATGAAagttctcaaagtgtgtgtattAATAATCATATTGTTCGTTATTCTATCATTTGACTCTATTTCTGTGTTTGCAGATGATCAAACTGTCAAAAACATTTCAAATCCAGTAGAGGAATCCTTGGCAATTCCACACGCTATAGAAACCGCCCCTAACACCaaggtacagtacacagctATTTCAGGTGACAACTATTGCTTACCAGATACTTAACATAATCTAGACAGCATCTTA
The DNA window shown above is from Osmerus eperlanus chromosome 3, fOsmEpe2.1, whole genome shotgun sequence and carries:
- the LOC134016977 gene encoding glutamate-rich protein 6-like — translated: MSLSPSSHSDAGAPHSKQHDIDDLPDFQPLTEKVQRHEAQISCVDRQDPITVGEKRQQSRARSLRSNEKSIIATIKNISPECIEVHALDGRAITIVSTNTQTDWEWVEQKLSDSCQVQSKIENFEPEPEEKLLTHLVDWVTSPDTENEETDVDVATGDEKYDIPVVGPPSLLAYKPESKQPSVLFKKGPEVSTTDSPRKPSEGEEFVLCDYCQQPSKPFISREELENNPDLELIFCCERAVKMREFLLEKERALAAVEANRKIDVGPHPPFMSKKEKRVAKERADQRLREWELQRVQKTGNQNRFFSGGMQIKTISYRLSNEVWIFHEEPHFPYMDIIDTSNFFTLQKETDARHRRKHVILRLYPDGKPFIALYPDGTGNVFYPSGKAAIIISSVKATDITYIIMEDKDSEPKMLAILTTKSQSTCYHPNGLIWVNLTAVGGCCCSETGALRRRWSWLDLEPQIQAPPFQPICLGLNSNVSLRIQTQDRIFLAFSSRQHRVRFNVGSKLKLTHPEGLLMPGPDTLQRHLQMKSLEIYSLLDRIQTCMAYQHSENPHHIKPQYSLIAQMQRLRRQMEKPRSPQRTKALMASI